The Mus musculus strain C57BL/6J chromosome 2, GRCm38.p6 C57BL/6J genome has a window encoding:
- the Scand1 gene encoding SCAN domain-containing protein 1, with amino-acid sequence MAAPQPSQDPQSPAAPPEQQEGAGDCAAPSPDSGSSPAPELPGAPAALNTAPYADAALRPGASRPGPETFRQRFRQFRYQDAAGPREAFRQLRELSRQWLRPDIRTKEQIVEMLVQEQLQAILPEAARARRLRRRADVRITG; translated from the coding sequence ATGGCGGCGCCGCAGCCCAGCCAGGACCCCCAAAGCCCCGCGGCGCCTCCCGAGCAGCAGGAAGGAGCCGGCGACTGTGCGGCCCCGTCGCCCGATTCCGGGAGCTCCCCGGCCCCGGAGCTCCCCGGCGCGCCCGCAGCTTTGAACACGGCGCCCTACGCTGACGCCGCCCTGCGGCCCGGAGCCTCTCGGCCCGGCCCCGAGACCTTTCGCCAGCGCTTCCGGCAGTTTCGCTACCAGGACGCGGCCGGGCCCCGGGAAGCCTTCCGGCAGCTGCGGGAGCTGTCCCGCCAGTGGCTGCGGCCGGACATCCGCACCAAGGAGCAGATCGTGGAGATGCTGGTGCAGGAGCAGCTGCAGGCCATTCTACCGGAGGCGGCCCGGGCTCGGCGGCTGCGGCGCCGCGCGGACGTGCGCATCACCGGCTGA